In Synechococcus sp. A18-25c, a single window of DNA contains:
- a CDS encoding O-antigen ligase yields MAGLIHKLQSPWLDLLLPLSLMGLLWERSGNPAGMVWILALWCCLKLVRWLPSQPVYGVLIGVLAVILSAVIHPVSGSAPTDLLLVLLAFAAGLQQTKDQWRIALWLVLATVVISLPFVEFSRFNGNLDAIPWSTLRDALPQGAVRIQKITINRSAYLYGLFALIGYGLWRSERHFWRSVLAAVLGSVSFVLAFGSGSRAALFFPLATVVVTELCWRHRYWVAKRARLLAASVLLLSLLFNLTLYWPSGPVAAQDPSDVGRAQIVQCFLHQAFQSLPDLASGQGYDRVSDYCAARVFLPGYTKGIPHAHNAFVQALADQGLVTLALMVIALALIFQRLLVGLGSDAAPLCRTGLACALYILASSLVESTLLQTSLQQVVSGYLLAIACVAPPAPMQENPRTISP; encoded by the coding sequence TTGGCAGGTTTGATCCACAAGCTGCAATCACCCTGGCTGGATCTGCTGCTTCCCCTTTCGCTGATGGGCTTGCTGTGGGAGCGCAGCGGCAATCCCGCGGGCATGGTCTGGATCCTTGCTCTCTGGTGTTGTCTCAAGTTGGTGCGCTGGCTGCCTTCGCAGCCGGTGTATGGCGTGCTGATCGGCGTTCTCGCCGTCATCCTCAGCGCTGTGATTCATCCCGTCAGCGGGTCGGCACCCACAGACCTGTTGCTGGTGCTGCTGGCTTTCGCCGCGGGTCTTCAGCAAACCAAAGATCAGTGGCGGATCGCGCTTTGGCTGGTGTTGGCGACGGTGGTGATCTCGCTGCCATTTGTGGAGTTCTCTCGTTTCAACGGCAACTTGGATGCCATCCCCTGGTCGACCCTTCGCGATGCGTTGCCCCAGGGAGCGGTCCGCATTCAGAAGATCACCATTAATCGTTCTGCCTATCTCTACGGCTTGTTCGCTCTGATTGGTTACGGGCTTTGGCGTTCTGAGCGGCATTTCTGGCGATCGGTGCTTGCAGCAGTGCTCGGGTCTGTGAGCTTTGTGCTCGCTTTCGGATCGGGCTCCAGAGCGGCGCTCTTTTTCCCTTTGGCAACAGTCGTTGTGACTGAGTTGTGCTGGCGTCATCGCTACTGGGTGGCCAAGCGAGCCCGGCTTCTGGCAGCTTCGGTGCTGCTGCTCTCGTTGCTGTTCAACCTGACGTTGTATTGGCCGTCTGGGCCTGTTGCTGCCCAAGACCCGAGTGATGTGGGACGAGCCCAGATTGTCCAGTGTTTTTTGCACCAGGCGTTTCAATCGCTGCCTGATTTGGCATCGGGTCAGGGATACGACAGGGTGTCGGATTATTGCGCCGCCAGAGTTTTTCTGCCGGGTTACACCAAGGGAATTCCCCATGCCCACAACGCCTTTGTGCAGGCTTTGGCCGATCAGGGCCTGGTGACGCTGGCGCTGATGGTGATCGCGCTGGCGTTGATTTTTCAACGCCTGTTGGTGGGTCTTGGTAGTGATGCCGCACCGCTCTGCCGGACAGGTCTGGCTTGTGCTCTCTACATCCTGGCCTCCTCCCTGGTGGAGTCGACGCTGCTCCAAACATCTCTGCAGCAGGTGGTCAGTGGCTATTTGCTGGCCATCGCCTGCGTAGCTCCACCGGCGCCGATGCAGGAGAACCCCCGTACCATCAGCCCATGA
- a CDS encoding glycosyltransferase family 2 protein — MITQRHPTGQWHQKSDAKASDHSTNAWRQSSHDRELESIKMVQAMKTSIIIPCYNEKNAIRETIEGIGSVIQEAKLNDVEIIAVNDGSTDGSEHVLNALAAESLSGNLLVVHHKRNQGYGAALKTGIRRSQSDYICITDADGTYPNERIPELIEQITSKDLDMVVGARIGPNVDYSKIRSIPKMILVPWVSFLCGTDVPDMNSGLRIFRRDRSLDFLKLLPDGFSFTTTITICLLRNRYAVEFTPISYAKRIGKSHIKPIRDTLRFTQLILRTGMYFAPLRLLSPLIVGLAALFCASALYDLIALNNLTDKTVLLGFASLNVFMFALLADMIDKRSR; from the coding sequence ATGATCACGCAACGACACCCAACAGGCCAATGGCACCAAAAAAGCGACGCCAAAGCCAGCGATCACTCAACCAATGCATGGAGACAATCAAGCCATGACCGTGAATTAGAGTCAATCAAGATGGTGCAGGCAATGAAGACATCGATCATCATTCCCTGCTACAACGAAAAAAATGCCATTCGCGAGACAATCGAAGGCATTGGCTCGGTCATTCAGGAAGCGAAACTCAACGACGTTGAAATTATTGCTGTCAATGATGGGTCCACCGATGGATCCGAGCATGTTCTGAATGCCCTGGCCGCTGAAAGCCTGAGCGGCAATCTGCTTGTGGTGCATCACAAGCGCAATCAGGGCTACGGAGCCGCTCTTAAAACAGGGATCCGACGAAGTCAGAGTGACTACATCTGTATTACCGATGCTGACGGAACCTATCCGAACGAACGCATTCCAGAGCTGATCGAGCAGATCACCAGCAAGGACCTCGACATGGTGGTTGGAGCTCGAATTGGCCCCAACGTTGACTACTCCAAGATCCGCTCCATCCCCAAGATGATCTTGGTGCCATGGGTGTCATTTCTATGTGGCACCGATGTCCCTGACATGAACTCAGGACTGAGAATTTTCAGACGCGATCGGTCACTGGATTTCCTCAAACTTCTACCGGACGGCTTCAGCTTTACAACCACCATTACCATCTGCTTGCTACGTAATCGTTATGCCGTTGAATTCACGCCCATTAGCTATGCAAAGCGAATCGGCAAGAGTCACATCAAACCCATTCGCGACACGCTGCGCTTCACCCAATTAATTCTGCGCACGGGCATGTATTTCGCCCCACTTCGACTTCTTTCTCCGCTAATCGTTGGTCTCGCAGCCCTATTCTGCGCGAGCGCGCTTTATGACTTGATCGCACTCAATAACCTCACCGACAAAACAGTCTTGCTGGGCTTTGCGAGCCTAAATGTGTTCATGTTTGCGCTGCTGGCTGACATGATCGACAAGCGGTCACGCTAA
- a CDS encoding CCA tRNA nucleotidyltransferase has protein sequence MTDQISINGSGLPKALLAALMDQAQRSGVRRMALVGGVVRDVMLHHVHRDPWRDPQDLDVVLEGSCVDFVQHLREQFGDERVPELHLHPQFGTAELVVDGVLLDVACARMEIYPAPGENPVVQLGSIEQDLARRDFTVNAMALLLQADGSHLLCDPHSGREHLARRQLAFLHANSVADDPTRILRGARYGARLGFHLTPDALVQIQSTLAQWPWAWRPGDSLEAVPPALGTRLRMELELLLDREPWDQALQLLHQWSALSVLDAGLQHDSRLHRRLVQGRRLCLPALVVLVAAATDPESLGSRLQIPRQQQVWLGELVKCRRWLDLEVNRDAWSSWDALEWTQRLEQQRWSPEAVALAVLDNTSFRRPLLRWWGRWRHVTSPVSARELIAQGMRPGPELGEALRRRRDRVLRQMG, from the coding sequence ATGACAGACCAGATATCTATTAATGGCTCTGGCCTCCCCAAGGCTCTGCTCGCTGCACTGATGGATCAGGCGCAACGTTCGGGTGTGAGACGGATGGCTCTGGTAGGCGGTGTTGTTCGCGACGTCATGCTTCATCACGTGCACCGTGATCCCTGGCGTGACCCGCAGGATCTGGATGTTGTGCTGGAAGGGTCATGCGTGGATTTCGTCCAGCATCTGCGCGAACAGTTCGGTGATGAGCGCGTGCCCGAGCTGCATCTGCATCCTCAGTTCGGTACAGCCGAATTGGTGGTTGATGGAGTGCTGCTTGATGTGGCCTGCGCTCGTATGGAGATCTACCCCGCACCCGGAGAGAACCCGGTGGTGCAGCTGGGAAGCATCGAGCAGGATCTAGCGCGTCGTGACTTCACGGTGAATGCCATGGCTCTGTTGCTCCAGGCTGATGGATCCCATCTGCTCTGTGACCCCCACAGCGGCCGGGAGCATCTGGCCAGGCGTCAACTGGCTTTTCTTCATGCCAACAGCGTCGCGGACGACCCGACGCGCATTCTTCGCGGTGCTCGTTATGGCGCCCGCCTGGGGTTTCATCTGACCCCCGATGCCTTGGTGCAGATTCAATCCACACTGGCTCAATGGCCCTGGGCCTGGCGTCCTGGGGATTCGTTGGAGGCTGTGCCGCCAGCGTTAGGCACACGGTTACGGATGGAATTGGAGTTGCTGCTCGATCGCGAGCCATGGGATCAAGCGCTTCAGCTCTTGCATCAGTGGTCAGCTTTGTCAGTCCTTGATGCTGGGTTGCAGCATGACTCACGTTTGCATCGGCGGCTGGTTCAGGGCAGGCGTCTCTGCCTCCCCGCGCTGGTGGTTCTGGTAGCGGCGGCCACTGATCCGGAATCGCTGGGTTCGCGTTTGCAAATTCCTCGCCAGCAGCAGGTCTGGCTCGGTGAGTTGGTCAAGTGCCGTCGATGGCTCGACCTTGAAGTGAACCGGGACGCCTGGAGCAGCTGGGATGCGTTGGAGTGGACGCAGCGCTTGGAGCAGCAGCGCTGGTCGCCGGAAGCGGTGGCTCTTGCGGTGCTCGACAACACGTCATTCCGGCGACCGTTGCTGCGTTGGTGGGGGCGCTGGCGCCATGTGACCTCACCGGTCAGTGCACGGGAGCTCATCGCTCAGGGCATGCGTCCTGGGCCGGAGCTCGGTGAAGCTCTGCGACGACGTCGTGATCGGGTGCTGCGTCAGATGGGCTGA
- a CDS encoding SIS domain-containing protein: protein MSGTFGVNENEVSCDRSSVSALTRCLQEEAAAIAAAAERLSSEEVEGALSLLERCADCKAKLVITGVGKSGIVARKIAATFSSIGLMALFLNPLDALHGDLGVVAPEDVCLLLSNSGETSELLAILPHLTRRGTARIALVGRADSSLAHGSDVVLEASVDREVCPLNLAPTASTSVAMAIGDALAAVWMERRGISPADFALNHPAGALGKQLTMTVADLMVPAANLHPIHPQTSLPDVISTLTQGAIGSSWVENPKHPGGLLGLITDGDLRRALRAHGPERWPMLTAEDLMTPDPITINADLLAVEAIQRMEHNRRKPISVLPVVDHNGQLHGLLRLHDLVQAGLA, encoded by the coding sequence ATGAGCGGAACGTTTGGCGTGAACGAGAATGAGGTGAGTTGTGATCGATCCAGCGTGTCCGCACTTACCCGCTGCCTGCAGGAGGAAGCGGCCGCCATTGCCGCGGCGGCGGAACGGCTCAGCAGCGAGGAGGTCGAGGGGGCCCTGAGCCTGTTGGAGCGCTGTGCCGACTGCAAAGCCAAGCTGGTGATCACAGGGGTGGGCAAAAGCGGCATCGTGGCTCGCAAGATCGCTGCGACCTTCTCCTCCATCGGTTTGATGGCCCTGTTTCTCAACCCGCTCGATGCGTTGCATGGCGACCTGGGCGTAGTGGCCCCCGAAGATGTGTGCCTGCTGCTCTCCAACAGTGGCGAAACCAGCGAACTGCTGGCCATTCTTCCCCACTTGACACGCCGAGGAACCGCACGGATCGCTCTGGTGGGAAGAGCCGACTCCTCACTCGCCCATGGCAGTGACGTGGTGTTGGAGGCCTCCGTTGACCGGGAGGTGTGCCCCCTGAATCTCGCGCCCACAGCCAGCACATCCGTGGCCATGGCCATTGGCGATGCGCTGGCCGCCGTCTGGATGGAACGGCGGGGCATCTCTCCTGCCGATTTCGCTCTTAATCACCCAGCTGGCGCCTTGGGCAAGCAGCTCACGATGACCGTGGCCGATCTGATGGTCCCAGCAGCCAATCTCCACCCGATTCACCCACAAACATCCCTTCCAGATGTGATCAGCACGCTCACGCAGGGCGCGATCGGCAGCAGCTGGGTGGAAAATCCCAAACATCCCGGAGGCTTGCTGGGTCTGATCACCGATGGCGACCTGCGGCGCGCGCTGCGTGCTCACGGCCCTGAGCGCTGGCCAATGCTGACTGCGGAAGACCTGATGACCCCTGACCCAATCACCATCAACGCAGACCTGTTGGCGGTTGAAGCAATTCAGCGCATGGAACACAACCGACGCAAACCGATCTCCGTTTTGCCAGTGGTGGATCACAACGGCCAGCTCCATGGCCTACTGCGCCTGCATGATCTCGTCCAGGCCGGATTGGCCTGA
- a CDS encoding HAD family hydrolase, which yields MRRLLREWRWQRLTTSLTQVELLVLDVDGVLTDGGLWLDQEGRLQKRFDVRDGLGLKLLQKSGLHLAFLSGGHGGATDVRARQLGIEHCLVGIKDKPPALRALQEHVGITAQRTAYLGDDLNDLAVRSCVGLLLSPRDGARPLRRQANAVLHHRGGHGAVRELAERILKARGDWGELAQQGWRDRND from the coding sequence ATGCGACGACTGCTGCGGGAATGGCGCTGGCAACGGCTGACCACCTCACTGACCCAGGTGGAGCTCCTTGTGCTGGATGTGGATGGCGTGCTGACGGATGGAGGCCTCTGGCTGGATCAAGAGGGACGCCTGCAGAAACGCTTCGATGTTCGTGATGGGCTGGGGCTGAAACTGCTGCAGAAGTCGGGGCTCCATCTGGCCTTTCTTAGTGGTGGCCATGGCGGCGCCACAGACGTTCGGGCACGCCAGCTGGGAATCGAGCACTGCCTAGTGGGGATCAAAGACAAACCACCGGCCCTAAGAGCCTTGCAAGAACACGTGGGAATCACAGCACAACGCACCGCTTACCTCGGCGATGACCTCAACGATCTGGCCGTGCGCAGCTGTGTGGGACTGCTTCTCTCGCCTCGCGATGGCGCCAGGCCGCTGCGCCGTCAGGCCAATGCCGTGCTGCATCACCGGGGAGGCCATGGCGCCGTGCGCGAACTGGCCGAGCGGATCCTCAAGGCACGAGGTGACTGGGGCGAGCTGGCGCAACAGGGCTGGCGCGACCGCAACGACTGA
- a CDS encoding UvrD-helicase domain-containing protein: MSFLAGLNDAQRLAVDHHEGPLLVVAGAGSGKTRALTHRIAHLIGEHGVDPAQILAVTFTNKAAREMKERLELLLAQRLAQSQYGQPWSTLPPVEQRQLRSRIYRDVTKELWIGTFHALFARLLRYDIDKFKDAEGLSWTKQFSIYDEADAQSLVKEIVTQELQLDSKRFEPKKVRWAISNAKNQGWLPEELEANAEGQRGKLTADVYRRYRRALAANNALDFDDLLLLPVQLLQQNEQVRGYWHRRFAHVLVDEYQDTNRTQYELIKLLVTGGKDPQHYDNWSGRSVFVVGDADQSIYSFRAADFTILMGFQDDFGDQAPDGATRTMVKLEENYRSTATILEAANALISNNTERIDKVLRPTRGEGELISLTRCDDEIAEAEAVVHRLRMMEAANPELSWGDMACLYRTNAQSRAIEESLVRWRIPYVVVGGLRFYDRREIKDVLGYLRLLINPADTVSLLRVINVPKRGIGKTTIQRLTDAANQLGIPLWDVVCDPEAVRSLGGRSAKGLLQFCELIHGLRERLHDTPPSELIQQVMEKSGYVSELITEGTDEAEERRRNLQELVNAGLQYQEENDEGDLEGFLASAALASDADSKDTAADRVTLMTLHSSKGLEFPVVCLVGMEQGLFPSYRSLDDPASLEEERRLCYVGITRAKERLFLSHASERRLWGGMREPAVPSVFLSELPEALVQGDIPRSGGAAIRREQRLERLTRIDRDQPSASAGAPANAVRRRQAGPAPGKSWSVGDRVMHSNFGEGQITHTFGSGEKVSIAVKFAGMGPKILDPRLAPIEPVDS, encoded by the coding sequence ATGAGCTTTCTCGCCGGCCTCAACGACGCCCAGCGCCTGGCGGTCGATCACCATGAAGGCCCGTTGCTGGTGGTGGCAGGGGCCGGCAGCGGAAAGACCCGGGCTCTCACCCATCGCATCGCGCACCTGATCGGTGAGCACGGTGTGGATCCCGCACAGATTCTCGCGGTGACCTTCACCAACAAGGCCGCGCGCGAGATGAAGGAGCGGTTGGAATTGCTTCTGGCTCAGCGACTGGCGCAAAGTCAGTACGGCCAGCCCTGGAGCACCCTGCCGCCAGTGGAGCAGCGGCAACTGCGATCGCGCATCTATCGAGACGTCACCAAAGAGCTGTGGATCGGCACGTTTCACGCGTTGTTTGCGCGGCTGCTGCGTTACGACATCGACAAATTCAAGGACGCCGAAGGCCTGAGCTGGACCAAGCAGTTTTCCATCTATGACGAGGCCGATGCTCAGAGCCTCGTCAAGGAGATTGTCACCCAGGAACTTCAGCTCGACTCCAAGCGCTTCGAGCCCAAGAAGGTGCGCTGGGCCATCAGCAATGCCAAAAACCAGGGTTGGTTGCCGGAGGAGCTGGAAGCGAATGCAGAGGGGCAACGCGGCAAGCTCACTGCCGACGTCTATCGCCGTTATCGCAGGGCCCTGGCCGCCAACAACGCCCTTGATTTTGATGATCTGCTGCTCCTACCGGTGCAGCTGCTTCAGCAGAACGAACAAGTGCGTGGCTACTGGCACCGCCGCTTCGCGCACGTGTTGGTGGATGAATACCAAGACACCAACCGCACCCAGTACGAGTTGATCAAGCTGCTTGTGACGGGTGGCAAGGATCCCCAGCATTACGACAACTGGTCGGGTCGTTCCGTGTTTGTGGTGGGCGATGCTGACCAAAGCATCTACAGCTTCAGGGCCGCCGACTTCACGATCCTGATGGGTTTTCAGGACGATTTTGGCGATCAGGCCCCCGATGGGGCCACCCGCACCATGGTGAAGCTGGAGGAGAACTACCGCTCCACCGCCACGATCCTGGAGGCGGCCAACGCCTTGATTTCCAACAACACTGAACGGATCGATAAGGTGCTGCGCCCCACCCGCGGTGAGGGTGAATTGATCTCTCTGACGCGCTGCGACGATGAAATCGCGGAAGCCGAAGCCGTTGTGCACAGGCTGCGGATGATGGAAGCCGCCAACCCTGAGCTGAGCTGGGGTGACATGGCATGCCTTTATCGCACCAATGCCCAGTCGCGTGCGATTGAGGAATCCCTGGTGCGCTGGCGCATTCCCTACGTCGTTGTGGGTGGTCTGCGCTTTTACGACCGGCGTGAGATCAAGGATGTGCTCGGCTACCTGCGTCTGCTGATCAACCCCGCCGACACCGTCAGCCTATTGCGGGTGATCAATGTGCCCAAGCGGGGCATTGGCAAGACCACCATTCAGCGGCTCACTGATGCCGCCAACCAGCTGGGGATTCCGCTCTGGGATGTGGTGTGTGACCCAGAAGCGGTGCGTTCCCTCGGAGGACGTTCAGCCAAAGGTTTGCTGCAGTTCTGTGAACTGATTCACGGTCTGCGGGAGCGGCTGCACGACACGCCGCCGTCTGAGCTGATCCAACAGGTGATGGAGAAGAGCGGTTATGTCAGTGAGCTGATCACCGAAGGCACGGACGAGGCCGAGGAGCGCCGGCGCAACCTCCAGGAGCTGGTCAACGCCGGCTTGCAGTATCAGGAGGAGAACGACGAAGGCGACCTGGAAGGGTTTCTGGCATCGGCTGCGCTCGCCAGTGATGCCGACAGCAAGGACACCGCTGCGGATCGGGTCACCTTGATGACCCTGCACAGCAGCAAGGGTCTGGAGTTTCCGGTCGTCTGTCTGGTGGGGATGGAACAGGGACTGTTCCCCAGTTATCGCTCCCTCGATGACCCAGCATCGCTGGAGGAAGAGCGCCGCCTTTGCTACGTCGGCATCACCAGGGCTAAGGAGCGTTTGTTCCTTTCCCATGCCAGTGAACGGCGTCTCTGGGGCGGGATGCGTGAACCGGCTGTGCCCAGCGTGTTCCTGTCAGAACTGCCGGAAGCCTTGGTGCAAGGCGACATTCCCCGTTCCGGGGGAGCCGCGATCCGCCGTGAGCAGCGCCTTGAGCGACTCACGCGCATCGATCGCGACCAACCCAGCGCATCTGCGGGGGCACCGGCCAACGCCGTGCGGCGCCGTCAGGCCGGGCCGGCTCCTGGCAAGAGCTGGTCGGTGGGTGATCGGGTGATGCACAGCAATTTTGGGGAGGGTCAAATCACCCACACCTTTGGTAGTGGCGAAAAGGTTTCGATCGCTGTGAAATTCGCCGGCATGGGGCCCAAGATCCTGGATCCGCGTCTGGCTCCGATTGAGCCCGTCGACAGCTAG
- the selD gene encoding selenide, water dikinase SelD, with protein sequence MSGLLLAGGGHSHALLLRRWSMRPQKRPQGLITLVSRSSTVLYSGMVPGLIAGLYQRNQVEVDLRNLADQAGVALVIAEITGLDIAARHLQLLGRLDLPYDWLSLNLGAVTRTSPAAVDGLVPIKPLEPALAYLQQQDLAMTSPAVASAPFWVVGSGLAAMETVLALRQRWPQRPLKLQAISDRLPAAFQRALRQAEIELVEHQTPTQTQPEAGLLCTGSQAPTWLTKSGLACCTNTGRLRTRATLQVLGQTQVLAAGDCAVLDAHPRAPSGVWAVRAAVPLARNLEAAVKGEPLKPWTPQRQALQLLGGFQNGQPTAWGLRGSHLFGPHPLLWRWKRSIDAHFMAMFESSEAMDDTAEMTCRGCAAKLPGAPLERALKQAGIGSLGSEPEDAAVLPMRAAGVMAPVLQSVDGFPALISDPWLNGRLSALHACSDLWACGALVTAAQTVITLPETAAHTQEMLLAQTLAGIRSALEPQGAQLIGGHTLEARDGAAPPPLSRAVQVILNVSGQPRNAPWPKAGLQAGDRLLLSRPLGTGVLFAAAMRSAAKPAALDAALDQMTTSQHPLVEALQTLDSQQPGSVHAATDITGFGLLGHLGEMLRNRSLRVVLDGLAIPALPQALDLLESGQASTMAPANRRAWAQLDDGSVNLNLSGIRSGSPRHQALLELLVDPQTCGPLLISVPENSAAVLLNEDGTAWGEIGWVTTR encoded by the coding sequence ATGAGTGGTCTACTGCTGGCGGGAGGAGGCCACAGCCACGCCCTGCTGTTGCGCCGGTGGTCCATGCGTCCTCAGAAACGCCCCCAGGGCCTGATCACCCTGGTGAGCCGGTCCAGCACAGTGCTGTATTCGGGCATGGTGCCAGGGCTGATCGCAGGTCTCTATCAACGCAATCAGGTAGAGGTCGACCTCAGGAATCTCGCTGACCAGGCCGGAGTCGCACTGGTGATTGCAGAGATCACCGGACTCGACATCGCCGCCAGGCACCTGCAGCTGCTCGGACGTCTCGACCTGCCCTACGACTGGCTCAGTCTCAACCTGGGTGCCGTGACGCGTACCAGTCCGGCTGCGGTGGATGGCCTCGTACCGATCAAACCCCTGGAACCCGCACTGGCATACCTGCAGCAACAGGACCTCGCCATGACCTCTCCAGCAGTGGCGAGCGCTCCCTTCTGGGTGGTGGGCAGCGGCCTGGCGGCCATGGAAACGGTCCTCGCCCTGCGGCAGCGCTGGCCGCAGCGCCCGTTAAAACTCCAGGCCATCAGCGATCGCTTGCCAGCAGCGTTCCAGAGAGCGCTCCGCCAAGCCGAGATTGAACTGGTGGAACACCAGACCCCGACGCAGACCCAACCGGAAGCGGGTCTGCTTTGCACCGGCAGCCAGGCGCCGACCTGGCTAACGAAGAGCGGACTGGCCTGCTGCACCAACACTGGCCGCCTGCGCACGAGGGCGACCCTTCAAGTGCTCGGACAAACCCAGGTGCTCGCCGCGGGAGACTGCGCCGTTTTGGATGCCCATCCCCGCGCTCCATCGGGCGTCTGGGCCGTCCGGGCCGCTGTGCCCCTGGCACGCAATCTGGAAGCGGCGGTCAAAGGAGAGCCGTTGAAGCCCTGGACGCCACAGCGCCAGGCCTTGCAACTGCTAGGGGGCTTCCAGAACGGGCAGCCAACGGCCTGGGGCCTGCGGGGATCCCATCTCTTTGGTCCCCATCCGCTGCTGTGGCGCTGGAAACGCTCGATTGACGCCCACTTCATGGCCATGTTCGAAAGCAGCGAAGCGATGGATGACACCGCGGAGATGACCTGCCGAGGTTGTGCGGCCAAATTGCCTGGAGCGCCGTTGGAACGAGCCCTGAAACAAGCCGGGATCGGCAGCCTGGGCTCTGAACCGGAGGATGCGGCTGTGCTGCCCATGCGCGCTGCCGGTGTGATGGCGCCAGTGCTGCAGAGCGTGGATGGCTTCCCAGCCCTGATCAGTGATCCCTGGCTGAATGGACGCCTCAGCGCCCTGCATGCCTGCTCCGATCTGTGGGCCTGCGGCGCTCTGGTCACGGCGGCACAGACCGTGATCACCCTTCCAGAAACCGCGGCACACACCCAGGAAATGCTGCTGGCGCAGACCCTTGCCGGCATCCGCTCAGCCCTTGAACCTCAAGGCGCCCAGCTGATCGGAGGGCACACCCTGGAAGCCCGAGACGGCGCGGCTCCCCCACCACTCAGCCGAGCGGTGCAGGTGATCCTGAACGTGAGCGGTCAGCCCAGGAATGCGCCCTGGCCCAAAGCCGGATTGCAAGCCGGAGACCGGTTGCTGCTCAGCCGCCCACTAGGAACCGGCGTGCTGTTCGCCGCGGCCATGCGCAGCGCAGCAAAGCCAGCTGCCTTGGATGCAGCCCTCGATCAGATGACCACTAGTCAGCACCCATTGGTGGAGGCGCTTCAGACCCTCGACAGCCAGCAGCCTGGCTCAGTTCACGCTGCCACCGATATCACCGGCTTCGGACTGCTGGGCCACCTGGGAGAAATGCTGCGCAACCGATCGCTGCGCGTGGTGCTCGACGGCCTTGCGATTCCCGCTTTACCCCAAGCCCTCGACTTGCTGGAAAGTGGTCAGGCCAGCACCATGGCCCCTGCCAACCGGCGCGCCTGGGCTCAACTGGATGACGGAAGCGTCAATCTGAACTTGAGCGGGATCCGCAGTGGAAGTCCGCGCCACCAGGCCCTGCTGGAGCTGTTGGTGGATCCTCAAACCTGCGGGCCCCTGCTGATCAGCGTGCCCGAAAACAGTGCCGCGGTTTTGCTGAACGAAGACGGCACGGCCTGGGGTGAGATCGGCTGGGTGACAACGCGCTGA